A portion of the Acidimicrobiales bacterium genome contains these proteins:
- a CDS encoding adenylate/guanylate cyclase domain-containing protein: MGSLETFSAWFWRQFRNRFWLAISVLGVFSLSVVILGPLVFIVGPAFGLTRGEAILWSGLADLGGILATAIGIGSCLAIRRPIRSWIDGDFTHAREARDAVLVAGESMAMRGGVLGAPFMLIVVAPLFAHYAGFGTLGYATVEAMGMIALSLAAFLMANGLRVLLFPMLEEVAPHIEIDVRPTRRTWSLKTIFSVSTYLSAVATGAIAACVAQYFDDTREHAVFAGVLVAALLGAYGTAINRISMVEPTMRPLQDLRRATERVSEGNFAEPMAVVSTDEFAEVALAFNQMMVGLQQRESLHAAFGSYVDPALTRRLLTQDSSVFAGEAVDATVFFADVRGFTAYSETVEPEEAVAQLNRLFDIVVPKIREAGGHPNRFIGDGVFAVFGTPEALPDHANLACLAAVNIQNEVRRHFGDTLRLGIGINTGKVIAGTIGGGGKLDFTVIGDAVNIASRVEELTKSTGDAILVTQQTLDRAWSVSGSALVRGAHILRGRAAPTHVYAIET; this comes from the coding sequence GGGCGTGTTCTCGCTGTCGGTCGTCATCCTCGGCCCGCTCGTGTTCATCGTGGGCCCGGCGTTCGGCCTGACGCGGGGCGAGGCAATCCTCTGGTCGGGCCTGGCGGACCTCGGTGGCATCCTCGCCACCGCCATCGGCATCGGCTCGTGTCTCGCCATCCGTCGCCCGATCCGCTCCTGGATCGACGGCGACTTCACCCACGCCCGTGAAGCGCGCGACGCCGTCCTCGTCGCCGGCGAGAGCATGGCGATGCGGGGCGGCGTGCTCGGCGCGCCGTTCATGCTCATCGTGGTCGCGCCGCTGTTCGCCCACTACGCCGGCTTCGGAACGCTCGGGTACGCCACGGTCGAGGCGATGGGAATGATCGCGTTGAGCCTCGCCGCCTTTCTCATGGCGAACGGCCTGCGCGTGTTGCTGTTCCCGATGCTCGAAGAGGTGGCGCCCCACATCGAAATCGACGTGCGGCCGACGCGACGCACGTGGAGCCTCAAGACCATCTTCAGCGTGAGCACGTACTTGTCCGCCGTGGCGACGGGCGCCATCGCGGCGTGCGTGGCGCAATACTTCGACGACACGCGCGAGCACGCGGTGTTCGCCGGCGTCCTGGTAGCGGCGCTCCTCGGTGCTTACGGCACGGCCATCAACCGCATCAGCATGGTCGAGCCGACGATGCGCCCGCTCCAGGACCTCCGACGCGCCACCGAGCGGGTGAGCGAAGGCAACTTCGCCGAACCGATGGCGGTTGTCTCGACCGACGAGTTCGCCGAAGTGGCGCTGGCGTTCAACCAGATGATGGTGGGGCTTCAACAGCGCGAGTCGCTCCACGCCGCGTTCGGCTCGTACGTCGACCCGGCGCTGACGCGCCGGCTGCTCACCCAGGACTCCTCGGTATTCGCCGGCGAGGCCGTCGACGCCACCGTGTTCTTCGCCGACGTGCGCGGCTTCACGGCGTACTCCGAGACGGTCGAACCCGAGGAAGCCGTCGCCCAGCTCAACCGCCTATTCGACATCGTCGTGCCCAAGATCCGCGAAGCGGGGGGTCACCCGAACCGGTTCATCGGCGACGGCGTATTCGCCGTCTTCGGCACGCCCGAAGCGTTGCCCGATCACGCCAACCTGGCGTGCCTCGCCGCGGTCAACATTCAGAACGAAGTCCGCCGCCACTTCGGCGACACACTGCGCCTCGGCATCGGGATCAACACCGGCAAGGTGATCGCCGGCACCATCGGCGGCGGTGGCAAGCTCGACTTCACCGTCATCGGCGACGCCGTCAACATCGCGTCGCGCGTGGAGGAGCTCACCAAGTCGACGGGCGACGCCATCCTGGTCACCCAGCAGACGCTCGACCGTGCCTGGTCGGTCTCAGGTAGCGCCCTCGTGCGCGGCGCCCACATCCTGCGGGGCCGCGCCGCTCCGACGCACGTGTACGCCATCGAGACCTAG